The following proteins come from a genomic window of Sardina pilchardus chromosome 1, fSarPil1.1, whole genome shotgun sequence:
- the LOC134089032 gene encoding histone H1-like, with the protein MAETAPAPAAAPAKSPKKKAPRAKKTGPSVGELVVKAISASKEKKGVSLAALKKALAAGGYDVEKNNARVKIAIKSLVTKGTLVQTKGTGASGSFKLNKAAEKKPAKKAAPKAKKPAAKKPAAAKKPKKAAAKKPAAAKKSPKKAPKKPATPKKAAKSPKKAKKPAAPKKAAKSPKKAKAAKPKVAKPKAAKPKKAAPKKK; encoded by the coding sequence ATGGCAGAAACCGCTCCAGCTCCCGCTGCGGCCCCAGCAAAGTCCCCCAAGAAGAAGGCGCCCCGAGCCAAGAAAACTGGTCCAAGTGTGGGCGAGCTCGTCGTCAAGGCGATCTCTGCCTccaaggagaagaaaggagtctCCCTGGCTGCTCTGAAGAAGGCTCTGGCGGCTGGAGGATACGATGTGGAGAAGAACAACGCTCGTGTCAAAATAGCCATCAAGAGTTTGGTAacaaagggaacactggttcagaCTAAAGGAACTGGTGCCTCCGGCTCCTTCAAGCTGAACAAGGCAGCGGAAAAGAAGCCCGCTAAGAAGGCGGCTCCCAAAGCCAAGAAGCCAGCAGCAAAGAAACCTGCCGCGGCCAAGAAGCCCAAGAAGGCAGCAGCTAAGAAGCCTGCGGCTGCTAAGAAATCTCCGAAGAAAGCACCGAAGAAGCCCGCCACACCGAAAAAGGCAGCAAAGAGCCCGAAGAAAGCTAAGAAGCCCGCTGCACCCAAGAAGGCAGCGAAGAGCCCCAAGAAAGCGAAGGCAGCGAAACCCAAGGTCGCCAAGCCTAAAGCTGCCAAGCCCAAAAAGGCTGCACCCAAGAAGAAGTAA
- the LOC134089048 gene encoding histone H2B-like: MPDPAKPAPKKGSKKAVTKSAAKGGKKRRKSRKESYAIYVYKVLKQVHPDTGISSKAMGIMNSFVNDIFERIAGEASRLAHYNKRSTISSREIQTAVRLLLPGELAKHAVSEGTKAVTKYTSSK, encoded by the coding sequence ATGCCTGATCCAGCCAAGCCTGCCCCTAAAAAGGGCTCTAAAAAAGCAGTGACGAAGTCCGCCGCCAAGGGTGGCAAGAAGCGCAGAAAGTCCAGGAAGGAGAGTTACGCCATCTACGTGTACAAGGTCTTGAAGCAGGTCCATCCTGATACCGGTATCTCTTCCAAGGCCATGGGCATCATGAACTCCTTCGTGAACGACATTTTCGAACGTATCGCTGGGGAAGCCTCTCGTTTGGCTCACTACAACAAGCGCTCCACCATCTCTTCCAGGGAGATCCAGACTGCAGTGCGTCTGCTTCTGCCTGGTGAGTTGGCCAAACACGCTGTGTCCGAGGGAACCAAGGCCGTCACCAAATACACCAGCTCCAAGTAA